Proteins from a single region of Flavobacterium sp. YJ01:
- a CDS encoding efflux RND transporter periplasmic adaptor subunit has product MKLKHLIYTFLIIAIGGFISYRIISNKSKNDDSKKFNDKDSPTTVNGIVIKTATFDNNLSLTGSIEANEQIEIHSEVSGIVEGIFFNEGTFVNKGQVLFKVNDIELKAQLRQAVTKEGLAAENERRAKLLLQKEAISQEEADIARADHASAQAQSQLIRAQIFKTSVRAPFSGKIGLRSISPGTYITPTVLVAKLVNTGKLKITFSIPEKYASQVKSGSTIDFTVSGSDKTYSAKIYAIEPEVAVATRTLQIRAIADNTDGKLFPGTFADIKLPLNIIKDAIVVPSQAIIPVQDGKKVFVADHGKAKEVMVDATTRTDSSILILAGLKAGDTLITSGVMSLKNEAPIKVKVTK; this is encoded by the coding sequence ATGAAACTCAAACACCTCATTTACACCTTTTTAATTATTGCAATTGGTGGTTTTATCAGTTACAGAATTATATCAAACAAGAGTAAAAACGATGACTCTAAAAAATTTAATGATAAAGATTCTCCAACAACTGTTAATGGAATCGTAATAAAAACTGCCACTTTTGACAATAATTTATCACTTACGGGATCTATTGAAGCAAACGAACAAATAGAAATTCATAGTGAGGTTTCTGGAATTGTTGAAGGAATATTTTTTAACGAAGGTACTTTTGTAAACAAAGGACAAGTGCTTTTTAAAGTAAATGATATTGAACTAAAAGCTCAATTGAGACAGGCTGTAACCAAAGAAGGTTTAGCAGCAGAAAACGAAAGAAGAGCAAAATTACTTCTTCAAAAAGAGGCAATTAGCCAAGAAGAAGCCGATATTGCAAGAGCAGATCACGCGTCGGCTCAAGCTCAAAGTCAATTAATTAGAGCTCAAATTTTTAAAACATCTGTAAGAGCTCCTTTTTCCGGAAAAATCGGTTTGCGCTCTATTTCACCTGGAACTTATATTACGCCGACTGTTTTAGTAGCAAAATTGGTAAATACGGGTAAACTAAAAATCACATTTTCGATTCCTGAAAAATATGCATCACAAGTTAAATCAGGTTCTACAATTGATTTTACCGTTTCTGGATCTGATAAAACGTACTCTGCAAAAATCTACGCTATAGAACCAGAAGTTGCTGTTGCTACTCGTACGTTGCAAATTCGTGCAATTGCTGACAACACAGATGGAAAACTTTTCCCTGGAACTTTCGCAGATATTAAATTGCCATTAAATATTATTAAAGATGCAATTGTTGTACCTTCTCAGGCTATCATTCCTGTCCAAGACGGTAAAAAAGTTTTTGTAGCAGATCACGGAAAAGCAAAAGAAGTAATGGTTGACGCAACAACAAGAACCGATTCTTCTATTTTGATTTTAGCAGGATTGAAAGCTGGAGACACTTTAATTACAAGTGGCGTTATGTCTTTAAAAAACGAAGCGCCAATTAAAGTAAAAGTTACTAAATAA
- a CDS encoding efflux RND transporter permease subunit, which produces MSLSTTSIKRPVLTIVLNLLIILFGLIGYTFLGVREFPSIDPAQVSIRTNYTGANSDIIESQITEPLEKAVNAIDGIRNITSSSNQGSSNITIEFNLDKDLEEAANDVRDKVSQAIRSLPQDIDAPPVVSKADADSEAIISMTVQSDTRSSLELSDYAENVISQRLETIPGVSAVQIWGQKRYAMRLWIDPAKLAAYGCTVAEVRTALNAQNVELPSGKLTGNSTELTVKTVGNLSKAEEFNNIIIRTDGDKIIRLSDIGGAELGPENLETKLSQSGLPLIGLAIVPMPGANYLDISKEFYKKYQALQKDLPKDIKLNIALDNTIFVKKSVLEVAETLGISIILVIIIIYLFFRDWAIAFRPLIDIPVSLIATFFIMWMFGFSINVLTLLAIVLATGLVVDDGIVVTENIFKKVEEGMSPIEAAIKGSNEIFYAVISISVTLAAVFLPVIFLEGFVGRLFREFGVVIGSAVLISAFVSLTLTPMLNAYLMKGGEQKKSKFYIKTEPFFEKMNSSYAEALTKFMDRKWISFPILIACFGLIYLFFTILPKETAPYDDRSSVTMRMTTPEGSSYEYTDRFMQEISKLIDDSIPEKKVALVITSPGFSSNSVNSGLVRLTLKNVDEREKSQKEIADKLTKWTKQYPNAKTSVTQQPTIAVNRRGGLPIQYIIQAPNFDKLREKIPLFMAEVGKSDVFSTTDVNLKFNKPEINVTIDRAKAESLGISILDIAQTLQLSLSGQRFGYFIKNGKQYQVIGQFDQKDRSKPLDLTSMFVKNKNGELIQMDNVVNVYEQSNPPQLYHNNRYMSATVAAGLAPGKSMGDGIQEMDRIKAKVLDETFTTDLAGESRDFVESSSNTSFAFGLALLLIFLILAAQFESFIDPFIIILTVPMAVAGALFSLWLFNQTWNIFSQIGTVMLIGLVTKNGILIVEFANQLREQGKPKLEAILEASEARLRPILMTSLAIALGALPIAMSLGAASTSRIGMGVVIVGGTIFSLALTLFVIPAIYFMWSRARKHYPEFDHIDEYEKESIK; this is translated from the coding sequence ATGAGTTTATCAACTACAAGTATAAAAAGACCTGTTTTAACCATTGTACTGAATCTGTTAATTATACTTTTCGGTCTTATTGGTTATACTTTTTTGGGTGTTCGAGAATTTCCTTCGATTGATCCTGCACAGGTTTCCATTCGTACCAATTATACTGGTGCGAACTCTGATATTATTGAATCACAAATTACAGAACCTCTTGAAAAAGCAGTAAATGCAATTGACGGAATTCGAAATATTACTTCTTCTAGTAACCAAGGAAGCAGCAATATTACAATCGAATTCAATCTTGATAAAGATTTGGAGGAAGCTGCAAATGATGTTCGTGACAAAGTTTCGCAAGCCATCAGAAGTTTACCGCAAGATATAGATGCCCCGCCTGTTGTTTCAAAAGCAGATGCTGATAGTGAGGCGATTATTTCGATGACCGTTCAAAGTGACACAAGAAGTTCTTTAGAATTAAGTGATTATGCTGAAAATGTTATTTCGCAAAGATTAGAAACAATTCCTGGAGTAAGTGCCGTTCAAATTTGGGGGCAAAAACGCTACGCCATGCGTTTGTGGATTGATCCTGCTAAATTGGCCGCTTATGGTTGTACTGTTGCAGAAGTTCGTACGGCCTTAAATGCTCAAAACGTTGAATTGCCCTCAGGAAAATTAACTGGAAACAGCACTGAATTAACCGTTAAAACAGTTGGCAATCTTTCTAAAGCAGAGGAATTTAACAACATTATCATTCGCACAGACGGAGATAAAATTATTCGTTTGAGTGATATTGGAGGTGCCGAATTAGGTCCAGAAAATCTAGAAACAAAATTAAGCCAATCTGGACTTCCTTTAATTGGTTTGGCGATTGTGCCAATGCCTGGAGCAAATTATTTAGATATTTCTAAAGAATTTTACAAAAAATACCAAGCTTTACAAAAAGATCTTCCGAAAGACATTAAACTGAATATCGCTCTTGACAATACCATTTTCGTAAAGAAATCAGTACTTGAGGTTGCTGAAACTTTAGGAATTTCGATTATTCTGGTAATTATTATTATTTATTTGTTCTTTAGAGACTGGGCAATTGCGTTCAGACCTTTAATTGATATTCCCGTTTCTTTGATTGCTACATTCTTCATTATGTGGATGTTTGGTTTTTCTATTAATGTCTTAACACTACTTGCAATTGTATTGGCCACAGGTTTGGTCGTGGATGATGGTATTGTTGTTACTGAAAATATTTTCAAAAAGGTTGAAGAAGGAATGTCTCCTATTGAAGCCGCTATTAAAGGTTCCAATGAAATATTTTATGCTGTAATTTCTATTTCAGTTACTTTGGCTGCGGTATTTTTACCTGTAATTTTCTTAGAAGGATTCGTCGGACGATTATTTAGGGAATTCGGTGTTGTAATTGGTTCTGCTGTATTAATTTCTGCCTTTGTATCATTGACTTTAACGCCAATGTTGAATGCTTATTTAATGAAAGGCGGCGAGCAGAAAAAATCAAAATTCTATATTAAAACAGAACCGTTTTTTGAAAAAATGAATAGTAGTTATGCTGAAGCGCTAACGAAATTTATGGATAGAAAATGGATTAGTTTTCCGATTCTTATTGCTTGTTTTGGATTGATTTATCTATTTTTTACTATTCTTCCAAAAGAAACTGCTCCTTATGATGATAGAAGTTCTGTAACCATGCGTATGACAACTCCTGAAGGATCTTCATACGAGTATACGGACCGTTTTATGCAGGAAATTTCAAAACTGATTGATGATTCAATTCCAGAGAAAAAAGTAGCTTTAGTAATTACATCTCCAGGATTTAGTTCGAATTCTGTAAACAGCGGATTGGTTCGTTTGACTTTGAAAAATGTTGATGAAAGAGAAAAATCTCAAAAAGAGATTGCCGACAAATTAACTAAATGGACTAAACAATATCCAAATGCTAAAACTTCGGTTACACAACAGCCAACAATTGCTGTAAACAGACGTGGAGGTTTACCGATTCAATACATTATTCAAGCTCCTAATTTTGATAAACTAAGAGAAAAAATTCCGTTGTTTATGGCAGAAGTTGGAAAAAGCGACGTTTTTTCTACAACAGATGTTAACTTGAAGTTTAACAAACCTGAAATCAACGTAACCATTGATCGTGCAAAAGCAGAAAGTTTAGGAATTTCGATTTTAGATATTGCGCAAACTTTGCAGCTTTCCTTGAGTGGACAGCGTTTTGGATATTTCATTAAAAATGGAAAACAATATCAGGTAATTGGTCAGTTCGATCAAAAAGACAGATCGAAACCTTTGGATTTGACATCAATGTTTGTGAAAAACAAAAATGGAGAATTGATTCAGATGGATAACGTTGTAAATGTATACGAGCAAAGTAATCCGCCACAATTATATCACAACAATCGTTACATGTCTGCAACAGTTGCCGCTGGTTTAGCGCCAGGAAAAAGTATGGGCGACGGTATTCAGGAAATGGACAGAATTAAAGCTAAGGTATTAGATGAAACTTTTACAACCGATTTAGCTGGAGAATCTCGAGATTTCGTAGAAAGTAGTTCTAATACTTCTTTCGCTTTCGGATTAGCTTTACTATTGATTTTCTTAATTTTAGCTGCACAGTTTGAAAGCTTTATTGATCCTTTTATTATCATTTTGACGGTTCCAATGGCGGTTGCTGGAGCTTTATTTTCTTTATGGTTATTCAACCAAACGTGGAATATTTTTAGTCAGATTGGTACCGTAATGTTAATTGGTCTGGTAACTAAAAACGGTATTTTGATTGTAGAATTCGCCAACCAATTAAGAGAACAAGGAAAACCGAAATTAGAAGCTATTTTAGAAGCTTCAGAAGCACGTTTACGTCCAATTTTAATGACGAGTTTGGCAATTGCTTTGGGAGCGCTTCCAATTGCTATGTCATTAGGTGCTGCGTCAACAAGTAGAATTGGTATGGGAGTTGTAATTGTGGGAGGAACTATTTTCTCACTTGCACTAACACTTTTCGTAATTCCTGCCATTTATTTTATGTGGTCTAGAGCTAGAAAACATTATCCAGAATTTGACCATATTGACGAATACGAAAAAGAAAGTATAAAATAG
- a CDS encoding TolC family protein — MNIKNIYFTLLILFACIIQANAQEVLTIEQAMTIALENNFEIKIAKNNSKINETNVTIGNAGMLPTATASIVDNNNLTNSTQVRQDGTSTTLNNAKNNSLNYGVSLGWTVFDGMKMFAKYDQLQELQKLGDAELKRTILVKIGQVNSAYYDLVQQQYQLAALDTTIVISKQRLTLAQNRFSIGKASKLEVLNAQVDLNTDQVAMLRQKESYANAKILLNQYLARDPKIDFKVTNEVTVDNKLVLADLMDLAQKQNPALESQIINKRIAELQLKQVKADRYPTLRLTTGYNFAESQSSLGFTSENSSRGLNYGFNASMNIFDGFNQHRNEKVAKMQIENTQIAIEQQNMILNTQLSTAFQTYLTNLELIDLEEDNEAIAKQNLDITLDKFKIGTITTLDFRTAQLNYVNAKVRYSNAQYEAKLSEIALKELAGNITF; from the coding sequence ATGAATATCAAAAATATATACTTCACTTTACTAATTCTGTTTGCTTGCATTATTCAGGCGAATGCACAGGAAGTTCTAACTATTGAACAAGCTATGACTATAGCTTTGGAAAATAATTTTGAGATTAAAATCGCTAAAAATAATTCCAAAATAAACGAAACTAACGTAACTATTGGAAATGCTGGAATGCTGCCAACAGCAACTGCTTCTATTGTTGACAATAATAACCTTACAAACTCAACGCAGGTTCGTCAAGATGGTACTTCAACTACATTAAATAACGCCAAAAATAATAGCTTAAATTATGGTGTAAGTTTAGGATGGACCGTTTTTGATGGAATGAAAATGTTTGCTAAATATGATCAATTGCAGGAACTTCAAAAATTAGGCGACGCAGAACTTAAAAGAACTATTTTAGTTAAAATCGGTCAAGTAAACTCCGCTTATTATGATTTGGTACAGCAACAATATCAATTGGCGGCTTTAGATACTACAATTGTAATTTCTAAGCAAAGATTAACTTTGGCTCAGAATAGATTTAGCATTGGAAAAGCGTCCAAATTAGAAGTTTTAAACGCACAAGTTGATTTAAATACTGATCAAGTAGCTATGCTGAGACAAAAAGAATCTTATGCCAACGCAAAAATCTTATTAAATCAATATTTAGCTCGAGATCCAAAAATTGATTTCAAAGTAACAAACGAAGTTACTGTTGATAATAAATTAGTTTTAGCAGATTTAATGGATCTGGCGCAAAAACAAAATCCAGCGTTAGAATCGCAAATCATCAATAAACGTATAGCTGAATTACAATTAAAACAAGTAAAAGCTGACCGATACCCTACTCTTAGATTAACTACCGGTTATAACTTTGCCGAAAGCCAATCAAGTTTAGGTTTTACAAGTGAAAATTCATCACGAGGTTTAAATTATGGATTCAATGCTTCAATGAACATATTTGATGGTTTCAATCAGCATCGAAATGAAAAAGTGGCTAAAATGCAGATAGAAAATACGCAAATTGCCATAGAACAGCAAAACATGATTTTAAATACACAATTGAGTACGGCTTTTCAAACGTATTTAACCAATTTAGAATTAATTGATTTGGAAGAAGATAATGAAGCAATAGCGAAACAAAATTTAGATATTACGCTTGATAAATTCAAAATCGGAACCATTACCACTCTAGATTTTAGAACCGCTCAGTTGAATTATGTCAATGCAAAAGTACGTTATAGCAATGCGCAATACGAAGCAAAATTATCTGAAATTGCCTTAAAGGAATTAGCTGGAAATATTACTTTTTGA
- a CDS encoding bestrophin family ion channel — protein sequence MISYNTKDWFTFIFHFHKSDTVRKLFPIMIAIGIYSAVVGYLEVEYFKVTKNDYIHNIPIMHGMLGFVISLLLVFRTNTAYDRWWEGRKLWGGLVNNSRNFAIKLSAILKEENDRKFFRKYIPMYADILHKHLKDEETSKMLFEDVYLELDNHKHKPNQLKRIMYHKINDLYDAEKISGDQLITLNDELVAFTDICGACERIKNTPIPYSYSAFIKKFIFFYTMTLPFGYSVSLGYFVAPVVVFIFYVLASLELIAEEIEDPFGDDENDLPTKKISENIKKHVEELI from the coding sequence ATGATTTCGTACAACACCAAGGATTGGTTTACTTTTATTTTTCATTTTCATAAATCAGATACCGTTCGCAAACTGTTTCCGATTATGATTGCCATCGGAATTTATTCTGCTGTTGTCGGATATCTTGAAGTTGAATATTTTAAGGTTACAAAAAACGATTATATCCACAACATTCCAATCATGCACGGAATGCTTGGTTTTGTTATCTCTCTTTTACTTGTTTTTAGAACCAATACTGCTTATGATCGCTGGTGGGAAGGCCGAAAACTTTGGGGTGGACTTGTAAATAACAGCCGTAATTTTGCTATTAAACTTTCGGCAATTTTAAAAGAAGAAAATGACAGAAAGTTTTTTAGAAAATACATTCCGATGTATGCTGACATTTTGCACAAACATTTAAAAGATGAAGAAACTAGTAAAATGCTGTTTGAAGATGTTTATCTAGAATTGGATAATCACAAACACAAACCAAATCAGTTAAAAAGAATCATGTATCACAAAATTAATGATTTGTATGATGCTGAAAAGATTTCTGGCGATCAGCTGATTACTTTAAATGATGAGTTGGTTGCTTTTACAGATATTTGTGGTGCTTGCGAACGTATTAAAAATACACCTATTCCCTACTCTTACAGCGCTTTCATCAAAAAATTCATCTTTTTTTATACGATGACACTTCCATTTGGATATTCTGTAAGTTTAGGATATTTTGTTGCTCCTGTCGTAGTTTTTATCTTTTACGTTTTGGCGAGTTTGGAGTTAATTGCCGAAGAAATTGAAGATCCGTTTGGCGACGATGAAAATGATCTTCCGACGAAAAAGATATCGGAAAACATCAAAAAACATGTAGAAGAACTGATTTAA
- a CDS encoding AraC family transcriptional regulator: MNSQRFLVNPLQLSQEKSLKTLVENRTIYNLSHCELNLFETYESTKMVPLKFNDLVVTSMLRGKKVMHLFDDPEFEYLPGETVIVPSNVEMKIDFPEASKNNPTQCLALAIDHAKITEILNFLNEQYPKEGNNMFWQLNYQNYFFYNNVEMATTINKLIKECMSTSITKDVLADLTLKELLIRIIQTQTVKSLDEGKFIESNNPIKEVTEYIKQNLKENMSLKSLSEKACMSTTSFYRFFKRELGMSPIEYILNEKIKCAKNLLKNPTLQINEVCYLAGFEDANYFIRLFKKYEGITPKQYQLLYIN, from the coding sequence ATGAATAGCCAGCGATTTCTAGTTAATCCACTTCAATTATCACAAGAAAAATCATTAAAAACTCTTGTTGAAAATCGAACAATTTACAATTTGAGCCATTGTGAATTAAATTTATTTGAAACATACGAATCAACCAAAATGGTTCCTCTGAAATTTAATGATTTGGTTGTGACAAGCATGCTTCGCGGCAAAAAAGTCATGCATCTTTTTGATGATCCAGAATTTGAATATCTGCCAGGCGAAACAGTGATTGTTCCTTCGAATGTAGAAATGAAAATAGATTTTCCTGAAGCTTCTAAAAATAACCCGACACAATGCCTTGCTTTAGCTATTGATCACGCAAAAATTACCGAAATCTTAAATTTCCTTAACGAACAATATCCTAAAGAAGGAAATAATATGTTTTGGCAATTAAACTATCAAAATTATTTCTTTTATAATAATGTTGAAATGGCGACAACCATAAATAAGCTTATTAAAGAATGTATGAGTACGTCGATTACCAAAGATGTTTTAGCCGATTTGACTTTAAAAGAATTATTGATTAGAATTATTCAGACACAAACAGTAAAATCTTTAGACGAAGGAAAATTTATTGAAAGTAACAATCCAATCAAAGAAGTTACAGAATATATTAAACAGAATTTAAAAGAAAATATGAGCTTAAAATCGCTGAGCGAAAAAGCTTGCATGAGCACCACTTCTTTCTATCGTTTCTTCAAACGCGAACTTGGGATGAGTCCGATTGAATATATCTTGAATGAAAAAATAAAATGTGCTAAAAATTTATTGAAAAATCCAACTTTACAAATTAACGAAGTTTGTTATTTAGCTGGTTTTGAAGATGCCAATTACTTTATCAGATTATTTAAAAAATATGAAGGAATCACACCGAAACAGTATCAGTTACTTTATATTAATTAG
- a CDS encoding DUF779 domain-containing protein, protein MIRRIDATEKAIELIKVLKEKHGDLMFYQAGGCCEGTQPQCFEKGGYYQRTGDVCIGTVEDTEFWVDKDLFEYWKHAHFTLTVIDAFGVGGFSLETPLKKTFQIEYRIFTPEEEKDLESVFRIE, encoded by the coding sequence ATGATTAGACGAATTGATGCCACAGAAAAAGCAATAGAATTAATAAAAGTTCTAAAAGAGAAACATGGAGATTTAATGTTTTATCAAGCTGGAGGTTGTTGCGAAGGAACACAGCCACAATGTTTTGAAAAGGGAGGTTATTACCAAAGAACCGGAGATGTTTGTATTGGAACTGTAGAAGATACCGAGTTTTGGGTAGACAAAGATCTATTTGAATATTGGAAACATGCACATTTTACTTTAACTGTAATTGATGCATTTGGAGTTGGAGGTTTTTCCTTAGAAACGCCATTGAAAAAAACATTTCAAATAGAGTATAGAATTTTCACTCCAGAAGAAGAAAAAGATTTAGAATCTGTTTTTAGGATTGAATAG
- the adhP gene encoding alcohol dehydrogenase AdhP — protein sequence MLPKTMKAAVVREFGSLLKIEEVEVKRPGRNEILVKVIASGVCHTDLHAVDGDWPVKPKMPLIPGHEAVGYVAAVGQDVKNVKEGDAVGVPWLYSACGGCDHCITGWETLCDSQQNGGYSVDGGFAEFVIADARYVGILPSNVNFIEMAPILCAGVTVYKGLKETEVKPGEWVAISGIGGLGHVAVQYAKAMGMNVAAIDIGDDKLELAKKLGADLVVNAKNQNPGEFLKKEVGGMHGALVTAVSPIAFKQGLETLRRKGTMALNGLPPGNFDLSIFDTVLNRITIRGSIVGTRKDMKEAIEFAVDGKVKATVTTSKLEDVNTVFDKMKKGEIEGRIVLDIAQS from the coding sequence ATGCTTCCTAAAACAATGAAAGCCGCGGTCGTTAGGGAATTTGGATCTCTTTTAAAAATTGAAGAGGTTGAAGTAAAACGTCCAGGCAGAAATGAAATTCTTGTAAAAGTAATTGCAAGTGGCGTTTGCCACACCGATTTACATGCTGTAGATGGAGACTGGCCTGTTAAACCAAAAATGCCATTAATTCCTGGACACGAAGCTGTTGGTTATGTTGCCGCAGTTGGTCAGGATGTAAAAAATGTAAAAGAAGGCGATGCCGTTGGTGTGCCTTGGCTTTACAGCGCGTGCGGTGGATGCGACCATTGCATTACAGGTTGGGAAACTTTATGCGACAGCCAGCAGAATGGAGGTTACAGTGTAGATGGCGGATTTGCAGAATTTGTTATTGCAGATGCCAGATATGTTGGAATTTTACCTTCAAATGTGAATTTTATCGAAATGGCTCCAATTTTGTGCGCTGGTGTTACTGTTTACAAAGGATTGAAAGAAACTGAAGTTAAACCTGGCGAATGGGTAGCAATTTCTGGAATAGGAGGTTTAGGGCACGTTGCAGTGCAATATGCAAAAGCTATGGGAATGAATGTTGCAGCAATAGATATTGGTGATGATAAATTGGAACTGGCAAAAAAATTAGGTGCAGATTTGGTTGTAAATGCCAAAAATCAAAACCCTGGAGAATTCTTAAAGAAGGAAGTCGGTGGTATGCATGGGGCATTGGTTACTGCAGTTTCTCCGATAGCTTTCAAACAAGGGCTTGAAACATTGAGAAGAAAAGGTACAATGGCATTAAACGGACTTCCTCCAGGCAATTTTGATTTGTCTATTTTCGATACGGTTCTTAATAGAATTACCATTAGAGGTTCAATTGTGGGAACTAGAAAAGACATGAAAGAAGCAATAGAATTTGCTGTCGACGGAAAAGTCAAAGCGACAGTTACTACTTCTAAATTAGAAGATGTAAATACTGTTTTTGATAAAATGAAGAAAGGTGAAATTGAAGGTAGAATTGTGTTAGATATAGCACAATCTTAA